CCAACATTCTAGCTTTGTAAACAGCATTGCCACTACCAAAGTAGGTTATCATTATTAACTTGTGGAATTGGGTCTTAATAAAGGTCTACAAAAGTTCCTGTTATTTGATGTGTTATTTGATTTTGTACTGTGTTGATTGAGTTTGtgtaataatagtatatattagtgaatagattttaaataaatatttttttaaattaaattaactgaactataaataacattttatttaattttaaaaaatatctgatAAATTGCTTATGTTGTATTTTTTCTACAagaattgttattatattttaatatttcgtcttgttctatttgttttttattagggTGGAACTCATGTTACGTACATTGTTGATCAACTATGTGATAAACTAATTGcgactgttaaaaaaaaaactggtaaagGTGGCTTTGATATCAAACCATTCCACGTAAAGTCTCATCTTTGGGTGTTTGTTAACACTCTTATTGAAAATCCTACATTTGATTcgcaaacaaaagaaaatatgacACTGCGAAAGTCGGCATTTGGTTCAACTTGTGAACTTTCggacaaatatataaaaatggtatttttaatattttccttGTCAACAAGTGTTTTAATTGGTTTATTTTGTAtgatcttaattttattttattttttattaaaaggtgCAAGATACTGGGgtcttagaaaatattttatcttggGTAAAGTTTAAGAGTGAGGCACAACTCAATAAAAAGGGATCTTCTTCAAAACACAGCAGATTAAAAGGTGTTCCTAAATTAGAAGATGCAAATGATGCTGGTACAAAGAGGTCAAGAGACTGTACACTTATTGTCACTGAGGGAGACTCAGCTAAAGCCCTTGTTATGGCAGGTTTAAGTGTAGTTGGGCGAGATAAATATGGTGTCTTTCCTTTAAGAGGTAAACTGTTGAATGTCAGAGATGCTTCACATTCTCAggtagtttattatttttatttttatatatatgtgtgtgtgtatatatatgtgtgtgtgtgtgtgtgtgtgtgtgtgtgtgtgtgtgtgtgtgtgtgtgtgtgtgtgtgtgtgtgtgtgtatatatttgcCATTTGATTGGTAATATTTGTTTGTATAGTAGTTCATGagttcatttttaaatcaataattttttacatgatAAACTATATCTTTTTGTGAAATccattttatagtattttaatttggtATGGTATATGCTATATAATGATGGTAAACAATAAGTTGTAGTCTTGGTAGATTTTTTTCTGATACATTCTTGTTAAagacaagatttaaaaaaatctccgcttttcaacttttttgagatTAATTTCTTAGGTGTGATTAGAGATGTGTTTTAAAACCAAAGAAAATACATTAGTTatacaaatacttttacatagctcaaaattaaatgttaaatttttgctATGTAAAAATGCTagttaatgatattattatcaatactaataccttactttttttttctttacttaaaactatccttataatataaagttttgagatattacaaaaatattttattaaaacattgttAAAGCAGGGAAGGGTGATAAAATATTTGCTACtacctttaaatttttaattagttggtATTACTTGATCTTTTATACTTATTAAGTAATAGCTATGATCAAATCATTTCTATTTAATaggattacaaaaaaatttatactttaagcAGTAGAAACAAACTTGATGGTGACAAGTTGGGATGAGGAGAAAACTAATAGAGGTGAGGTGGTGATGGGGAAAATCTTAATGGGAGGCAGGGTGAGGATGATAACAAACTTTATGGGAAGTTGAGAAAATTATGGGGGCTGGGTATTGGCGGAGAAAATGTTTGTCTCTGTGGTACTTTAGTTCATGTTATTAACTTTCTACTTTTTTTACTCATATTGTAATTAGTTTTgaatttgcttgtttttttcctttaaggtgtctctttttgatgttttctttattattaaattagcttagttaaagtttattttaaattttagttaagcCTAGGAAAacttgaaaaagattttttttttttatggtgctggttttgctttgtttttaggaattagtcataataaaataattgttttctttaagaTTATGAACAATGCTGAAATAGGAAGTTTAGTTAAGATCATTGGTTTGCAGTTTGGTAAAAAATATGAGAACGAGAATGATATGAAAACATTGCGTTATGGACATCTGATGATTATGGCTGATCAAGATCAAGATGGTTCTCATATTAAAGGTCTTGTTATTAACTTTATACATGCAAATTGGCCAGGCTTGTTGAAAATTCCTTTTCTTGAAGAATTTATTACACCTATTATTaaggtttaaatttttgcttaattttcattgtttttatttttacttgagAACAATTATAAgcaaatagttaaataaaatttgattggaATTATTATAATGCATATATGGTTTTACTTAGggtttattatttacaataacaatctttttattttttaattttagaatttaaaatacttttaaattctaaaattaaaaaaaaaacataaatttctttactaattcttAAGGGTTAGTATcccttatatatatttaaagttttaggttattttttcaagttaatgtTTATGGatagaaatattatatatttgtaaatcgtTTAAATGTTAATACCAGCAAACAATGttgattataataaacaaagcaaacaaaaaaataaacaactaataaACTAATCTTACAgttgaatgaaatttttatatcgTATTCCTTCTAATCTGATGTCATTcttgttcaaatatttttttaaatttttatgttagtaTCAAACATAATCTAATAAGTTACTGTTGTGTTGGTTCattgataatattaaattttaatgttgttcAATCTAGCATTTAGGTTTGGTTGTTTTGGTATATGACTTGATTTGTCATCAAcctaatgttttatgtttcacTCAGCATTACATTAGGGATGTATTTGTGTAATTAGGTATTGTAGTTTACTCATAATGTTTAGAATAAAAGATTGTTGCatttggaaataaattaaaaaataaataaatcaggatatgtttattaaaagaaatctGCTTTAAATTAATCTTGACTCATATACTTTAAGTTAATCTAGATTCTGTGATATACACTTTAAACagtatttagaaaaatattttaatagttgaTTTGAATGAGTTATATAATTGTCTATCAGTATACATAAAATTGAACATAATGCTGACAACCTTGAATTGCTGATATGCTAAGCAATGCACTGTTCACATATGAATACCTTAGTGAAATGAGaaagtttttgatatatttaaaagatttattttggctttttaaaggttgtttttttaagtttaattaaatttttttaaatcattaagatttttaaactaaaccatttagatacaaatttttaaatcattaagatttttaaactaaatcattAGGATacaaatacttatatatttgaattttgaaaatttttttaacccgaatctctttatcatttttttaaatcaaattaattgaAATCATCTGAACCTTTCTGAATATTTTAGGcatcaaaaagtaaaaaggaaACTATTTCGTTTTTTTCCATACCTGAGTTTGAAGAGTGGAAAGAAGCAACTCCAAATTATAAATCATGGCACATCAAGTACTACAAAGGTTTGGGTAGTTCAACAAGTATAGAAGGTAAAGAATATTTTTCAGATATGCAAAGACACAGAATAGTTTTTGAGTATGATGGGCCCTCATCTGATGAAGCATTAATTTTGGTAAGGATTTTTATTTCGATCTTGacctaatttttttagtttgctaTTAGgcaaaattatttatgaaaatttattttgaaatatgctGAAATATggataattattattttgaatatctttactaaaaataaaaaagttattgaaaaaattaaattcctaATCAAAGAAAttcgaaagaaaaaattaaattcctaATAAAAGAACTTTCTCTCCAAGATGATGATCCCTTTTATTTTGAGAAGTCaaggttgcaaaaaaaaataaaaattggattgggtttgagttttttttttaaataaccaaaaaaaccatggttttttttggtttaaactcctttttttttataaagccatgtttagttaactttttcaattaaaaaaaagcatgagTCATTTTACttgattaaattatattttctattaacaTTACTGCCGTAACTTATCAACAAATACATCATTACTGCTGTAACTCATCAACGAATACATCATTACTGCTATAACTCATCAACGAATACATCATTACTGCTGTAACTCATACAACGAATACATCATTACTGCTATAACTCATCAGCCAATACAACATTATTTAAAgtcctaaatataaaaatatgctttGCCGCTTTTTCTACTCctatcttttttctttactcGGAATGAACAAGTCcaagagttaaaaaaagtatttcaattCCAGCACTAGAAGCTGGTGcatttaacaaactttcaatatCCATGATAATGTTGCagttcaaatattttagagATTTCCACCATTCTgtgatgcattttttaaaacagattcaCTAGTTtccaaaatatgtttttttcagttgataaaaatgataacatgTTATCTAGGATTAGgactattgtaattgtaatgaaaacaataacagtaacaatatttattgttattgtattaacttaatttagaaacaataacaatacttgtgatttacaactattttaattctgtaatacaataacaataaatattgtattgcaattcatctttataaaacaataacaatatctgaaaagaaaatgtattgtaatgaccaactacaataacaataaatattgtattgtaattcgTCTatgtaaaacaataacaatatattgttattgtaataaaagacataaaaaattttatttaagaagaATTATTGTTTAACTGTTTGTGTtactaaagttaattttcatatatattttaagttccTTTGCAGTATTAAAATCAAGAGGAAAAAATAAAAGGgctgaataaaataatttatgaatgTTATTTTTCACAATAGTAACGCTGTCATCAGACAGGCAATATTTTGCTGCCGTTTAGAGCTTAGAAATACATAACAAGATAAGTGATGCGAaatctaaatatgtaaaaaatagaatttgCAATAAATTGCAAAtccgaaaataaaaaatagcaaaaataatagtaaGTTCGTCAGAGATAAATGTAAATACGTTAAAATACTTTTCTACTTTATTGTAAAGTAATAAactacaatagttattgtaattgttttcaTCATAACAacacaatagttattgtaattttatttcattaaaccaatacaatacaatagttctcgaattttattgtattgttagaaaaaaaacattacaatacttattgtcattgttttttatcacagcaatacaataccaagataaaatttttttattgtttttgtaatattacaatacaatattgtattgtaatgtgtgattgtatttaatttttacaattacaattacaacaGTCCTATGTTTATCAGCTCTTTAAAAATTTAGGCAGTGTCACTTATTTTTTTGATCTCTTCGCAACTTATCTAGAGAAACTCTaattagttttaacattttcaacaataaataagtttggtttaaattaatattttttcgaTTGGTTTAAACCATTTGATTTAAACCTATCAACCTTGTGAGAAATATATGAAAGCAAtgtaagttttgttgtttttaaacttgCTAATGTTGTATTTGAACAAAGAAAAATAGATTGTGATCAAAGATTGCTTATGTAAcataaaatgttgaaaagaCATAATCAGAGATTATGTCATTTCAACATGTTATGTTACATAACATGTTGAAAACGTATATGTAACAACATGTTGAAATGTTTGTGACAGCAAAAATGACTtatcttatttataacataTGCTCAGCATGTTGTAAGATGTTAAAAACACCTAAAGAGTGATTGGGGTGTTGCAACATAACACTATTCTGCCCTACTTACAAAATAGACAGTAggtgaaaaagaaaagaaaaatgacTTAGGACTGGAATTTACTTCATTAACATATATTCTCTCATGGTACAAAGCAAAAAGACTGTATGTGCTTAgttatgataaataaattaaaaaattattaaaacctcAGGAAAGCTATTTTTTGTGATATTAAAAGTTTGTgatattaaaatgatattaaaagttTCTGACTTATACTAAGCTGACTGGTTGGcaaaatacgttttttttttttttaaataatatctcaGTATGGAAATTTTGCAGTCACTGTCTATTTGATATGTAGGGCagtattacaatttatataagTGTGTATACTATATAAGTTTTatcataaagttgtttttaatacattattaaaatacttatattgttattattgtatagttattaaaatatttaaattatttttaggcatttagtaaaaaatgtgCAAATGAAAGGAAAAATTGGCTAGACAATGGACTTGCTGAAAGAAAGTTAAGAAGAGAAGCAGGTCTGCCTGAAGTTTATCTTTATGAAAAAGGAACTCGAACTGTAACATACCAAGATTTCATTAATAAAGAGCTTATTCTTTTCTCAAATACTGATAATGAACGCTCGATTCCTTCACTTGTTGATGgtaatataatttcatttgtGTTAAATAATTCTGATTTTATAAGGTTATTTACTTTTCTAATGTTTAagttatttacataaattaaaatgtgtcaaattaaaatttttgctaaatgtgtcagtttttagtttctttcaaatttttaatttattgtattttattatttgctagGTTTCAAACCTGGTCAACggaaagttttatttacttgtatGAAAAGGAATGACAAAAGAGAGGTTAAAGTTGCCCAACTTGCTGGTTCTGTTGCTGAACTATCAGCATATCATCATGGTGAAGTAAGAGTTTTGTGGTGCAAactaatattagttattaatagttttaaaaaatgctgtaACCGTTTCTAtaattttggttaaaaatttgaatcaacatatatgtatgcatatagaGTTAAAGATTGAAAAGTTACTGATTGATTACAATGAAGAATGTCCTGtacttttaacttttaggtTATTGTACTGCTTAAACTGTTCATAATGctaaataaaacaatgttataTCTAACTCatttaaacacagaaaaaaaattctaaactttttaaaataacttaaactgAAACTTATTACTTGTGTCAGTAAGTAATGTTTTTCAACACGTTAATTCATTGAGACTAATGTTAAGGTTTCTTTAAACTATAGGATTCCTGTTATAGGGTTAAACATCCAGTTAGtctatatattgttatatatatatatatatatatatatatatatatatatatatatatatatatatatatatatatatatatatatataaaatattatatatatatattatatatatatttatatatatatatattaatattataaattataataatataagtataatatatatatagtagtaaaaatcatgtagttatttttatttaatctcgtcaaaaaatcaattatatagcTCTGATATCATTCATCGAGCACTCTTGCTGAACGCTATGCTCAcagcaaaattaaacttatttttatatataaatatatatatatatatatatatataatctttctTATTGTTTAGATGAGTTTGATGGGAACAATAGTAAACTTAGCACAAAACTTTGTAGGCAGTAACAATCTAAATGTGCTGCTTCCAATTGGTCAGTTTGGTACTCGACATGTTGGTGGTAAAGATAGTGCTTCTCCTCGTTACATTTTTACAATGATGAGTTCATTAACAAGACTTGTTTTCCCAGAAAAAGATGATGCAGTCCTAACTTACCTTTTTGATGATAACCAGAAAATTGAGCCAGAGTGGTATTGTCCTATAATTCCAATGTGTCTTGTCAATGGTGCTGAAGGTATTGGAACTGGTTATTCTactaaaattccaaattttgaCATAAgagatattgttaaaaatgtaaaaagaatgATTAATGGTGAAGAACCACAGCCTATGGTAAGTTTTTGTGTAAGAGTTGTGGATGAttgatttttgattatttaattatagagttatttttaatgtaataaaattagtaattaaaagGCATTAATTTTATAGTTTCCTTCATATAAAGACTTTACTGGTGAAATTGTGCAAGAAGGAGATCAAAAGTTTATATGTCAAGGAACCATAAATATTATAGATGAAACAACAATAGAAATAACAGAGCTTCCTGTTAGAACTTGGACTCAAGCTTATAAAGAAACTGTTTTGGATGTATATCTTTATGGAAATGAAAAATCTCCACCATGTATAACgtaagtaaaagaaaaagtacatgctaattttatttaatatgtatactttggttacaatattttttttttattatttaaaattatttttattaactctcAACCCTCTTTGAAACACAAACTTTTACAAACAAGGTCACTGTGTAACAAGTCAAGCATAGTAGTTATGAAACTCAATACTTTTAGTCCTTTACCACTACCACTTAAAGATGATCATAACACTTATCTTTAGAGATTATAAAGAGTATCATACAGATGCAACTGTAAAATTTGTTATCACAATGACACCTGAACAAATGGTTAAAGCTGAGGAAGAGGGATTGCATAAGAAGTTCAAGTTgctttcatcaataaatttatcATGCATGGttggtttttttgttgttgtttttcttatttgttgtgcatgttttaatcttatttcttttcttttttttttctttttattttattttaaagttatgcaTCTCTATATGTTATAATAGTATACCAGtatatttagaattattagGAGGCATTGCAGTCCAAAAATGTaggtttaaaatatatttaaaaacaaagttttttttttgatgttgtcaagttttttaaataaatattttaccaggtctattttttctttacaaaatcaAATTGTTCTATTAACCCTTCAACACTGAATAAGTCAGTGTTTTGTTCTAGTAACCCTTCAACCGTGAAATGGTCAGTGTTTTGTTAGCAGTAATTTTTTTCACTCGCATTGCATTAATTTCTTAACCAAATCAATTTTGCCACCAATTTTGTCATTCCAAAAAACATGGTTATTGCTAAAAAGCATTTAATTGTTTATGGAAAGCAATGCCAGAGATTTCcagaaatagaagaaaattttgtttaagcGAGTCTTAATATTCCAattcaaaaagtatatttagaagctgttaaatttcatttgtatttttaaaaaattttctaataatttaaaaaaatatcattttggaagattatttacttttatgctgatattttattaatatttaattgtttgttttagaATGCTTTAGAACTTATTTTCACActaattattatctttattttcaatattttgagtaattttaggtttttaattaggttttatttttattaaatattgttattgtaattttattatgtgttttgttatgttttaattttttaggttcTTTTTGATGAGTTTGGATGCATAAAAAAGTATGAAAGTCCAACAGAAATTATGAAAGCTTTTTTCAATGTTCGAATGGCTAAATATAATGAGcggaaaaagtttattttgggGATGCTTGAAGCTGAATGTTCCAAGTTGGAAAATCAAGCAAGgtttatattggaaaaaatagAAGGAAAAATCATAATTGGTATAGTAGCATTAgtagatattattgtttttaatttttttttgatcactatctaacaacaaaataataatttatggtAGAAAATCGCAGTAAACGTGATGTAATCACCACACTTGTTGAAAGAGGGTATGCTTCTGACCCAGTTAAAACATGGAAAGCCGAAGTGGACAAATCTGGTCATTTAGAAGATGATAGTGAGGCACCTACAACAGATGTAGCTAGCTCATCTTCATCACTAACTGGACCAGATTTTGCATATCTTCTCTCTATGACTATCATGAGCTTGTCTCGTGAGAAAAAAGAAGAGTTACTCAATCAGAGAGatgaaaaagtaatatttatttttacaacttttttgtaGTGCAGTTcaactcaaaaaattaaataagttttttctaattatttgtTTGTGTGTTGTTTGTAatttactaaactaaaaaatgttatttttaattgtttaataatactTATACAGAAAAAAGAACTCAATGCGCTTAAACAAAAGACACCATCTGATTTGTGGACAGATGATCTTAATAAGTTTTGTGAAGAACTTGAGGTGTGTACATATTATATAGACTCCTTTATtctgttaatttaaatttttttacagtgaaaatgcttttaaaaaagcaacagcaaaaaaatctaactttAGCATTATATTTTTGAGGCATGTTTTAaagtcatataaaatatatcatttggtctcatgtaaaaatatttcaaaattgtggttaaatatttcaagttaaacaaacataaataaaaaatttgctctttaaatgagaataaaataaaaataaaagaacagtatgtgtgtgtgtgtgggggggggggggggggtaagcactattatcattgtttaaaaaaaaagtttattttattttttattgttgatgtAGGCTTGAAAATCAGTTTGTTAACagattatataattttatatgtttgcATAAACTATTTTACAGATAAAGCCAtgataaagcttttttaaaaaaaaaataccatgagagagcttttaaattaaaaaatatactgttaaagatttttgcaagtttatgtttgtttattttgtattttagaaatacctatgttataaaatactcaattaaaaaacaaaattaaatttaaatgtaaaaaatttgcaGCTCTCAGAATTAGATAGATTAAGGTTGGCCTTTATTGCCAACTTCAAACtaatttcaaagatattttaactaaagttttCACTATAACAACATAGAAATgttgacaataaaaaattactcaCCTCAGTTActtaggttggcattgctgaATGCTAACCCTAATTCTGAAGTCTATCATATACTTTGCTATTTACATGCTCAAAAGATactgtattttaatattttgtatgtcTCATTGAAatatggtatttattttgtcatttcagaattatattttttaagctaCTAGAATGTACCTTTTGGGGAGAATAATATCTTTTAAGAAAGCTCGCTAGTCAGGGAATGTTGTGAAGCTGCAAATAAATGTTTAGTGAAAGTGTTTTTGATCATCTGTTACATTTGCTTACAAAAAGCTATTGTGTTGTCTGTTGTGATAAAAGGAAGTGTTTGTCAAGTATAACGGTtgcaagtaaaattattttcagaactgttttataatatatcaacaagtaaaactttattgaaGGTTTAATAAGTCTTACTATGCGATGAGATATTTGTCTTGATACTTTAAAAGCACTGCCTAGTTCTAAGATGGTAGAGCCATATTGTTatgacaaaaaactttttccaaaaaactACAATTACTAAGTCATCCAAAAGTATgggtttttaaatggtttttcataAAGAGTAATTTTTTGATCATtgaattattaatttgatcattatttgaacataaaattTTGTTGTCACCATTTTACTTGAACacattaaagttttgtttctgtttATTTGCATTAATAGTTAATTAACTATGTTCATCTATTAACTTACTAtgatcaatcttttttttttgattgcactaagattaatatgtttttatttaaagaggGTCGAAGAGCAAGAAAAAGAACTAAATAGAGCTGTTGATGCTCTTTCTAGTAAAAGTAATAGTCGCTCTACTAAAgttaataaagctaaaaaagtTCCTGTTAAAAGTAAAGATATagcaaaagcttttgacaaaaaatctgaCACTAAAGTTTTGCCAGTAAAAGATACATTTTCTAATGTTATTAAAAGTGAACCAAGTGAACAAAGTCAAGAAAATGATAATGAAGATAGAGAAGAGGTTTTATCTCTTGCTGACAGACTGAAGAAAAGTAAgattttactttaacttttgttatgttatactcaaaacattttacaaaaatctatttttttagtGATGGTTTTTAATGAATTAGTTGTTCAAAGTTTTGATTAGACACTAGGTATAATACACAGAAAAGCAGGACATagattaatatttaaatcaaatctaaattaatgatctttattaacattaaaaataactcaaaactAACTAACTAGAGTTAGCCTGGAACCTACCAACAAAAGCCCATTCAACCAATGATGTCaatagttataacttttttaaagtgtttttactttttaaatggataaaaattgttgttaaatttacCAAGTTGATGATATCAGTATCTATAATCCAACAAATATTTCTGAAacaaataaagtattaataatGTGAGGAactatattttgatgttttaaataatgctaTAATAATACAGGCGCATACAAAGTTGTTGTGCAGAGAAGTTTAGTGATGTAGAATAGAGTATCAGGGGTGGGTCGGGTTTGTTTATCAGTATATTATGAGTTTAATTGATTTATGGCGTTATTATTTTTCAGTTACATTCAAgtcaaatatttctaaaaagaatatataaattattattttagaaatatttgatTAGTTGTCATTAATTTTCAATTTCGCTACCAACTtagtataaaaaactgtttgattacaaaattttgaatcactTGAACTGTGAGTCAAAGATTTGTCTTCAGTTTTATAATCACATAGTTATTATCATTCTTTCTATTGactgaaaaacaaaagtttgtttGGTTAATCAAGCAATGCTTAAATCACTGAGTACTGAGTCAATTAGC
The nucleotide sequence above comes from Hydra vulgaris chromosome 09, alternate assembly HydraT2T_AEP. Encoded proteins:
- the LOC100214280 gene encoding DNA topoisomerase 2-alpha isoform X4, which encodes MDSTLKRRTRVTLKTFNGWEFAKDFQIETITEEENTYVVKMKCNLCALHRNTILLRISGAVKAAALLFINGTSHIKKDSANRHIKGATHQYAMHLENEDFDKYKDGTKNDIDMNIDSVVPMKNKRLSVERIYQKKSQLEHIILRPDSYIGSTEPCQQSMWVWDDESSSIISKNITFSPGLYKIFDEIIVNAADNKQRDVKMNTIKVNIDVEKNIISVWNNGRGIPVEMHKEQNVYVPTLIFGHLLTSSNYDDTEKKVVGGRNGFGAKLCNIFSTKFSIETGCDGKKFKQVWKNNMSKAEPEHIVDYSGSDFTCVTFSPDLPKFKMDKLDNDFVSLLKRRAYDMAGVCRGVSVYLNGEKLKVKSFKDYVGLYVKTVSKTENGEEQGPKIVHEIVNPRWEICVTVSESGFQHSSFVNSIATTKGGTHVTYIVDQLCDKLIATVKKKTGKGGFDIKPFHVKSHLWVFVNTLIENPTFDSQTKENMTLRKSAFGSTCELSDKYIKMVQDTGVLENILSWVKFKSEAQLNKKGSSSKHSRLKGVPKLEDANDAGTKRSRDCTLIVTEGDSAKALVMAGLSVVGRDKYGVFPLRGKLLNVRDASHSQIMNNAEIGSLVKIIGLQFGKKYENENDMKTLRYGHLMIMADQDQDGSHIKGLVINFIHANWPGLLKIPFLEEFITPIIKASKSKKETISFFSIPEFEEWKEATPNYKSWHIKYYKGLGSSTSIEGKEYFSDMQRHRIVFEYDGPSSDEALILAFSKKCANERKNWLDNGLAERKLRREAGLPEVYLYEKGTRTVTYQDFINKELILFSNTDNERSIPSLVDGFKPGQRKVLFTCMKRNDKREVKVAQLAGSVAELSAYHHGEMSLMGTIVNLAQNFVGSNNLNVLLPIGQFGTRHVGGKDSASPRYIFTMMSSLTRLVFPEKDDAVLTYLFDDNQKIEPEWYCPIIPMCLVNGAEGIGTGYSTKIPNFDIRDIVKNVKRMINGEEPQPMFPSYKDFTGEIVQEGDQKFICQGTINIIDETTIEITELPVRTWTQAYKETVLDVYLYGNEKSPPCITDYKEYHTDATVKFVITMTPEQMVKAEEEGLHKKFKLLSSINLSCMVLFDEFGCIKKYESPTEIMKAFFNVRMAKYNERKKFILGMLEAECSKLENQARFILEKIEGKIIIENRSKRDVITTLVERGYASDPVKTWKAEVDKSGHLEDDSEAPTTDVASSSSSLTGPDFAYLLSMTIMSLSREKKEELLNQRDEKKKELNALKQKTPSDLWTDDLNKFCEELERVEEQEKELNRAVDALSSKSNSRSTKVNKAKKVPVKSKDIAKAFDKKSDTKVLPVKDTFSNVIKSEPSEQSQENDNEDREEVLSLADRLKKNISEGKKKQAPLSFKPSKPKKAKFVVHSDSDNEADDDEFKIEDFSGEKEFSVDLPKRDTRKKEIKKYFDDSDNPSDNDNVSEVSPTVLQSKNLNVSTDSENSDEAQTRALIHKLSPVKKKTYSADKKVQSVVEDKGTESKPILLSDSPSKSNKTEKKKPDKKLAKKPDVKQSLISFGPSIPTASANLDLEKKVTTKTKPTVSKSVTKRPLSEDESDPLSPKTKKTKKKNNMKPKQDEDKPPKFSKPKPAKTVIKALPKNTKKLHTDSEGDDDSFRLDDIPAVAPRSRGAGRAASKKVVYKFSSDEDDDADDDFAV